One genomic segment of Pseudomonas sp. RU47 includes these proteins:
- a CDS encoding TonB-dependent receptor: MIQFSPVKSPLSLALLLAINTLPAIAADSTVSEPTTQLQRVEVTGTAIRRVDAETAVPVTILRVEELREQGVSTTEELVSRISANQSSVGSGRSVGSSSGGASYADLRGIGPNKTLVLLNGRRLSNNATNAINGSGVDLNTIPFAAIDRVEVLRDGASALYGTDAIGGVINFITKTSLTEGQISTNYDTPTHSGGGESRNFSGSWGFGDLQEDRFNVFGVVSYDKQQRLAAEDRGYTYNYQPNRGLDYTSGTASPANWSQGSNATNPLAGSGCNAPGLLARNGICRQSLWNYLDLVPETEKTSAFAKATGKLSDDHNVSLEYFWAQNENRTQIGPGTLMGNQVNPGTAFYPGNGITPGPNGFALDPTQPVDVNWRETAVGARQHEDDNTSQRLLLSFDGTLVGWDYNVGASYNQNKVVNSIENGYVNDRAVSAGIANGVINPFGPQTAAGSALLAANAVDGDYATAVGRVKAIDGRISREIGDWFGAGPSALALGGEYRKEDFHQDFAAFAGDVQSLGVDPNGSVAGDRSVSAEYAEVNVPVLDSLELSAAVRHDKYSDFGSTTNPKYSFRFQPFKELVVRGAYSEGFRAPSLYELYNPTFTSFTNANYNDPRLCAGGNPSNGGIANRDCAQQFNRTSGGNTDLSPETARNVTLGFVYQPFERLSAGLDFWWIDIANQIAEFPESAVFENPELYPDRLIRKPDGSIDQIVTGLANLGKIKTNGVDVSFDYRLPSTPYGNFGIGLQGTYVTRYDYQQQLKGDYIDKLGDFRGGDFASAGAVARWRHSLTGSWNYGPFGAALTNRYTSGYHDSDRDTHDYVGSYNVWDLAGTYTWRKTLSVTLGAKNLFDREPPFSNQTYTFQSGYDPKYGDPFGRTLYTRVSYKF, translated from the coding sequence ATGATTCAGTTTTCACCCGTCAAATCACCTTTGAGCCTGGCCTTGCTGCTGGCAATCAACACGCTGCCGGCCATCGCTGCCGACAGCACGGTATCCGAACCGACGACTCAACTGCAGCGCGTCGAAGTCACGGGGACGGCAATCCGTCGGGTCGATGCAGAAACTGCGGTGCCGGTGACCATCCTGCGCGTAGAAGAGCTGCGCGAGCAGGGCGTGTCCACCACCGAGGAACTGGTCAGCCGGATATCCGCCAACCAGTCTTCAGTGGGTTCCGGTCGCTCGGTAGGATCGAGCAGTGGCGGCGCGTCGTATGCGGATTTGCGTGGCATTGGCCCGAATAAAACCCTGGTGCTGCTCAACGGCCGTCGTCTGAGCAACAACGCGACCAACGCAATCAATGGCTCCGGTGTCGACCTCAACACCATCCCGTTCGCCGCCATTGACCGTGTCGAAGTACTGCGCGATGGCGCCTCGGCGTTGTACGGCACCGACGCGATTGGCGGGGTGATCAACTTCATCACCAAGACCAGCCTCACCGAAGGGCAGATCAGCACCAACTACGACACGCCGACGCATTCGGGGGGCGGTGAAAGCCGTAACTTCAGCGGCAGTTGGGGCTTCGGTGATTTGCAGGAGGATCGCTTCAACGTGTTCGGCGTGGTCAGTTACGACAAGCAACAACGCCTCGCCGCTGAGGATCGCGGCTACACCTACAACTATCAGCCCAACCGCGGACTTGATTACACCTCCGGCACCGCCTCGCCGGCCAACTGGAGCCAGGGCAGTAACGCCACCAATCCATTGGCCGGATCGGGCTGCAATGCGCCGGGATTGCTGGCGCGCAACGGCATCTGCCGGCAGAGCCTGTGGAATTACCTCGACCTGGTGCCGGAAACGGAGAAGACCTCGGCCTTCGCCAAAGCCACCGGCAAGCTGTCGGACGATCACAACGTCAGCCTCGAATACTTCTGGGCGCAAAACGAAAACCGCACGCAAATCGGCCCCGGCACGCTGATGGGTAATCAGGTCAATCCCGGCACGGCGTTCTATCCGGGTAACGGCATTACCCCTGGGCCGAACGGATTCGCCCTCGATCCGACACAACCGGTTGACGTCAACTGGCGTGAAACCGCTGTTGGCGCGCGCCAGCACGAAGACGACAACACCAGTCAGCGTTTGCTTTTGAGTTTTGATGGCACGCTGGTCGGCTGGGATTACAACGTCGGCGCTTCGTACAACCAGAACAAAGTGGTCAACAGCATCGAGAACGGCTACGTCAATGATCGTGCGGTCAGCGCCGGCATTGCCAACGGCGTGATCAACCCGTTCGGTCCGCAGACAGCTGCCGGTTCCGCGCTGTTGGCGGCCAACGCGGTGGACGGTGATTACGCCACGGCGGTAGGGCGGGTGAAGGCCATCGACGGGCGCATCAGTCGTGAAATCGGCGACTGGTTCGGTGCCGGCCCTTCAGCATTGGCGCTGGGCGGCGAGTATCGCAAGGAAGACTTCCATCAGGATTTCGCAGCATTTGCCGGCGACGTGCAAAGTCTTGGTGTTGATCCGAACGGCAGCGTTGCCGGGGATCGCAGCGTCTCCGCCGAATACGCCGAGGTCAACGTACCGGTGCTCGACAGCCTCGAACTGTCCGCCGCCGTACGCCATGACAAGTACAGCGATTTCGGCAGCACCACCAATCCGAAGTACTCGTTCCGCTTCCAGCCGTTCAAGGAGCTGGTGGTGCGCGGTGCCTACAGTGAAGGGTTCCGCGCACCGTCGTTGTATGAGCTGTACAACCCGACCTTCACCAGTTTCACCAACGCCAACTACAACGACCCGCGTTTGTGCGCTGGCGGTAATCCGAGCAATGGCGGCATTGCCAACCGCGACTGTGCGCAGCAGTTCAATCGCACCAGCGGCGGCAATACCGACTTGAGCCCGGAGACTGCGCGTAACGTCACCCTCGGGTTTGTCTATCAGCCGTTCGAGCGCCTGAGCGCCGGGCTGGATTTCTGGTGGATCGACATCGCCAACCAGATTGCCGAGTTCCCCGAATCGGCGGTGTTCGAGAATCCTGAGCTGTACCCGGATCGCCTGATCCGCAAGCCGGACGGCTCCATCGATCAAATCGTCACCGGGCTGGCCAACCTCGGCAAGATCAAGACCAACGGCGTCGACGTCAGCTTCGATTACCGTTTACCGAGCACGCCGTACGGCAACTTCGGCATCGGCCTGCAAGGCACTTACGTCACCCGTTATGACTATCAGCAACAGCTCAAGGGCGACTACATCGACAAGCTGGGCGATTTCCGTGGCGGTGACTTTGCGTCGGCGGGTGCCGTGGCGCGCTGGCGCCACAGCCTGACCGGCAGCTGGAATTACGGCCCGTTCGGTGCGGCCCTGACCAACCGCTACACCAGCGGTTACCACGACTCTGATCGCGACACTCACGATTATGTGGGTTCGTACAACGTCTGGGATCTGGCCGGCACCTACACCTGGCGCAAGACCCTGAGTGTGACCCTCGGCGCGAAAAACCTGTTTGATCGTGAGCCACCGTTCAGTAACCAGACCTACACGTTCCAGAGCGGCTACGACCCGAAATATGGCGACCCGTTTGGGCGGACGCTGTACACGCGGGTCAGTTACAAGTTCTGA